In Thermosphaera sp., a genomic segment contains:
- a CDS encoding MarC family protein, producing the protein MTDMVIIFISYFTQLLAIMNPFSAIPTFISLTEGLSHVDRVNIVKKAYLAGLTILISFTLIGKYILEAFNVSLPGLRVGGGIILMTIALDMLGEMPRTKQVNPGDIAVVPIATPLIIGPGTITTVLLLTSTDSSPINILLVFVSGLVACTATFAILLVSDRLVKYLKVSTVKAIGRFMALIIAGVAVEMIALGVSQYFRELSLCHCP; encoded by the coding sequence ATGACGGACATGGTGATAATATTTATCTCTTATTTTACTCAACTCCTCGCTATAATGAACCCATTCTCGGCAATCCCTACTTTTATATCCCTGACCGAGGGTTTATCGCATGTTGATAGGGTAAACATCGTGAAGAAGGCGTACTTGGCTGGATTAACAATATTGATTTCTTTCACTCTAATAGGTAAGTACATCCTTGAAGCGTTTAACGTTTCACTACCAGGCTTGAGAGTAGGCGGTGGGATAATATTGATGACAATAGCTTTGGATATGCTTGGAGAGATGCCTAGGACCAAGCAAGTGAATCCTGGTGATATTGCAGTTGTGCCGATCGCCACTCCTCTCATAATTGGACCCGGCACGATTACCACGGTGTTGCTATTGACTTCGACCGATTCATCCCCAATCAACATCTTATTGGTTTTTGTTTCAGGATTGGTGGCTTGCACTGCTACTTTCGCGATACTTTTGGTAAGTGATAGACTCGTCAAGTATTTGAAGGTTTCGACAGTGAAGGCTATTGGCAGATTCATGGCGTTAATTATCGCTGGCGTAGCCGTTGAGATGATTGCCTTGGGTGTTTCTCAATACTTCCGTGAACTCTCCTTGTGTCATTGCCCATAA